The Breoghania sp. genome has a segment encoding these proteins:
- a CDS encoding ABC transporter permease, translating to MFDYLYVVLNVLFSLSTLDAAVRLSTPLLLAALAGLFSERSGIFDIGLEGKMLAAAFAAGAAAGVTGSALIGLGAGIAVSIALALVHGFASITHRGNQIVSGVAINFFAAGLTALLGQAWFSQGGRTPQLSRDGRFVEITLPGADALKDVPLVGHVYAELISGHNILVYIAFLAVPFSWWVFYRTRFGLRLRAVGENPAAVDTAGISVSWLRYRAVICTGILCGLAGTYLSIAQSAGFNRDMTAGRGYIALAALIFAKWKPVPVMFACLLFGLLDAVAIRMQGQSVPGAAVIPVQFFQALPYILTVILLAGFIGKAVPPKAGGVAYVKERT from the coding sequence GGGCCTCTTCTCGGAACGCTCCGGCATCTTCGATATCGGTCTTGAGGGCAAGATGCTGGCGGCGGCCTTCGCGGCCGGAGCTGCGGCCGGCGTTACCGGCTCTGCGCTCATCGGTCTTGGGGCGGGCATTGCGGTCTCCATCGCGCTGGCGCTGGTCCATGGCTTCGCCTCGATCACCCATCGCGGCAATCAGATCGTCTCCGGCGTTGCGATCAACTTCTTCGCAGCCGGTCTGACGGCACTTCTGGGGCAGGCCTGGTTTTCCCAGGGCGGACGTACGCCGCAGCTTTCCCGCGATGGCCGCTTTGTCGAGATCACGCTGCCCGGCGCGGACGCGCTGAAAGATGTGCCCCTTGTTGGGCATGTCTATGCGGAGCTGATTTCCGGGCACAACATCCTCGTCTATATCGCCTTTCTGGCTGTGCCGTTCAGTTGGTGGGTGTTCTACCGCACACGCTTCGGGCTGCGCCTTCGCGCGGTGGGGGAAAATCCGGCAGCGGTGGATACGGCGGGCATTTCGGTCTCCTGGCTGCGCTACCGGGCGGTCATCTGCACCGGCATCCTGTGCGGGCTGGCGGGCACCTATCTTTCCATCGCGCAGTCGGCGGGCTTCAATCGTGACATGACCGCAGGGCGCGGGTATATCGCGCTTGCCGCCCTCATCTTCGCCAAGTGGAAGCCGGTGCCGGTCATGTTCGCCTGCCTGCTGTTCGGCCTGCTCGATGCGGTTGCGATCCGCATGCAGGGCCAGTCAGTACCCGGCGCCGCGGTGATCCCGGTGCAATTCTTCCAGGCGCTGCCCTATATCCTCACCGTCATTCTGCTGGCGGGTTTCATTGGCAAGGCCGTGCCACCCAAGGCGGGGGGCGTGGCCTATGTGAAGGAGCGCACATGA
- the cdd gene encoding cytidine deaminase → MSAFDKLFKAASAARENAHAPYSSFHVGAAVLTRDGAIHAGCNVENAAYPEGWCAETTALGAMVASGGREVVEVVVLAGGERLCTPCGGCRQRLAEFAGPETPVHIAGPEGLRRSFTLGELLPAGFDLDPDGNAAAGEA, encoded by the coding sequence ATGAGCGCCTTCGACAAGCTTTTCAAAGCGGCATCCGCGGCGCGCGAAAACGCCCATGCCCCCTATTCGAGTTTCCATGTGGGCGCGGCGGTTCTGACGCGCGACGGTGCGATCCATGCGGGCTGCAACGTGGAGAACGCCGCCTATCCGGAAGGCTGGTGCGCGGAGACGACGGCGCTCGGCGCGATGGTCGCTTCCGGCGGACGCGAGGTGGTGGAAGTGGTGGTGCTTGCCGGTGGCGAGCGGCTGTGCACGCCCTGCGGCGGCTGTCGTCAGCGGTTGGCGGAATTTGCGGGGCCCGAGACGCCGGTTCATATCGCCGGGCCGGAGGGGCTTCGTCGCAGCTTCACGCTGGGCGAATTGCTGCCCGCCGGGTTCGATCTTGATCCGGACGGCAACGCTGCGGCCGGGGAGGCATGA